Proteins from one Podarcis raffonei isolate rPodRaf1 chromosome 1, rPodRaf1.pri, whole genome shotgun sequence genomic window:
- the JKAMP gene encoding JNK1/MAPK8-associated membrane protein isoform X5 — translation MGSPERYDWLYLGFMAMLPLILHWFFIEWYSGKKSSSALFQHITALIECSVAAIVTLLVSDPLGSLHIRSCKVVMLSDWYTMLYNPSPDYITTIHCTHEAVYPLYTIVFIYYAFCLVLMMMLRPLLVKKIACGLGKSDRFKSIYAALYFFPILTVLQAVGGGLLYYAFPYIIIVLSLVTLVVYLSASEVDTFKDLLVRKKRLIVLFSHWLLHAYGIISISKLNNVYQDLPLLALVPAPALFYLLTAKYTDPSRILSDGANGR, via the exons ATGGGATCTCCAGAACGCTACGATTGGCTTTACCTTGGCTTTATGGCAATGCTTCCTCTGATTTTGCATTGGTTCTTCATTGAATGGTATTCAGGGAAAAAGAG CTCCAGTGCTCTGTTCCAGCACATCACTGCTTTAATCGAATGCAGCGTGGCAGCCATCGTTACTCTGCTTGTAAGCGACCCCCTGGGCTCCTTGCATATCCGCTCCTGCAAGGTGGTGATGCTTTCTGACTGGTACACCATGCTCTACAACCCGAGTCCTGATTACATTACCACTATTCATTGTACCCACGAAGCAGTCTACCCTCT CTACACCATTGTATTTATATACTATGCCTTTTGTTTGGTGTTGATGATGATGCTTCGGCCCCTTTTGGTGAAGAAGATTGCTTGTGGGCTAGGGAAGTCTGATCGATTTAAGAGCATTTACGCAGCTCTCTACTTCTTCCCGATCCTAACTGTGCTTCAAGCAGTTGGAGGCGGCTTGCTCT ACTATGCTTTCCCTTATATCATCATAGTGTTATCTCTCGTCACCCTGGTTGTGTATCTGTCAGCTTCCGAAGTAGAT ACTTTCAAGGATCTCCTTGTCAGGAAGAAAAGGCTCATTGTTCTGTTCAGCCACTGGCTCCTGCACGCCTACGGGATCATCTCCATCTCCAAGCTGAACAACGTCTACCAAGACTTGCCCCTGCTGGCTTTGGTGCCGGCACCTGCTCTATTTTACTTGCTTACTGCAAAGTACACGGATCCTTCGCGGATACTCTCCGATGGAGCAAACGGACGTTGA
- the JKAMP gene encoding JNK1/MAPK8-associated membrane protein isoform X3 codes for MFEDIQPDCLGLYCGRTAEFINGTEIHGDCGVCPRGQRTDAHKICRPCMGSPERYDWLYLGFMAMLPLILHWFFIEWYSGKKSSSALFQHITALIECSVAAIVTLLVSDPLGSLHIRSCKVVMLSDWYTMLYNPSPDYITTIHCTHEAVYPLYTIVFIYYAFCLVLMMMLRPLLVKKIACGLGKSDRFKSIYAALYFFPILTVLQAVGGGLLYYAFPYIIIVLSLVTLVVYLSASEVDTFKDLLVRKKRLIVLFSHWLLHAYGIISISKLNNVYQDLPLLALVPAPALFYLLTAKYTDPSRILSDGANGR; via the exons ATGTTTGAAG ATATTCAGCCAGATTGCCTTGGGCTTTATTGTGGAAGAACAGCGGAATTTATAAATGGGACTGAAATTCATGGCGATTGTGGG GTGTGTCCAAGAGGGCAAAGGACAGATGCTCACAAAATTTGTCGGCCATGTATGGGATCTCCAGAACGCTACGATTGGCTTTACCTTGGCTTTATGGCAATGCTTCCTCTGATTTTGCATTGGTTCTTCATTGAATGGTATTCAGGGAAAAAGAG CTCCAGTGCTCTGTTCCAGCACATCACTGCTTTAATCGAATGCAGCGTGGCAGCCATCGTTACTCTGCTTGTAAGCGACCCCCTGGGCTCCTTGCATATCCGCTCCTGCAAGGTGGTGATGCTTTCTGACTGGTACACCATGCTCTACAACCCGAGTCCTGATTACATTACCACTATTCATTGTACCCACGAAGCAGTCTACCCTCT CTACACCATTGTATTTATATACTATGCCTTTTGTTTGGTGTTGATGATGATGCTTCGGCCCCTTTTGGTGAAGAAGATTGCTTGTGGGCTAGGGAAGTCTGATCGATTTAAGAGCATTTACGCAGCTCTCTACTTCTTCCCGATCCTAACTGTGCTTCAAGCAGTTGGAGGCGGCTTGCTCT ACTATGCTTTCCCTTATATCATCATAGTGTTATCTCTCGTCACCCTGGTTGTGTATCTGTCAGCTTCCGAAGTAGAT ACTTTCAAGGATCTCCTTGTCAGGAAGAAAAGGCTCATTGTTCTGTTCAGCCACTGGCTCCTGCACGCCTACGGGATCATCTCCATCTCCAAGCTGAACAACGTCTACCAAGACTTGCCCCTGCTGGCTTTGGTGCCGGCACCTGCTCTATTTTACTTGCTTACTGCAAAGTACACGGATCCTTCGCGGATACTCTCCGATGGAGCAAACGGACGTTGA
- the JKAMP gene encoding JNK1/MAPK8-associated membrane protein isoform X2, translated as MVVDIQPDCLGLYCGRTAEFINGTEIHGDCGVCPRGQRTDAHKICRPCMGSPERYDWLYLGFMAMLPLILHWFFIEWYSGKKSSSALFQHITALIECSVAAIVTLLVSDPLGSLHIRSCKVVMLSDWYTMLYNPSPDYITTIHCTHEAVYPLYTIVFIYYAFCLVLMMMLRPLLVKKIACGLGKSDRFKSIYAALYFFPILTVLQAVGGGLLYYAFPYIIIVLSLVTLVVYLSASEVDTFKDLLVRKKRLIVLFSHWLLHAYGIISISKLNNVYQDLPLLALVPAPALFYLLTAKYTDPSRILSDGANGR; from the exons ATGG TTGTAGATATTCAGCCAGATTGCCTTGGGCTTTATTGTGGAAGAACAGCGGAATTTATAAATGGGACTGAAATTCATGGCGATTGTGGG GTGTGTCCAAGAGGGCAAAGGACAGATGCTCACAAAATTTGTCGGCCATGTATGGGATCTCCAGAACGCTACGATTGGCTTTACCTTGGCTTTATGGCAATGCTTCCTCTGATTTTGCATTGGTTCTTCATTGAATGGTATTCAGGGAAAAAGAG CTCCAGTGCTCTGTTCCAGCACATCACTGCTTTAATCGAATGCAGCGTGGCAGCCATCGTTACTCTGCTTGTAAGCGACCCCCTGGGCTCCTTGCATATCCGCTCCTGCAAGGTGGTGATGCTTTCTGACTGGTACACCATGCTCTACAACCCGAGTCCTGATTACATTACCACTATTCATTGTACCCACGAAGCAGTCTACCCTCT CTACACCATTGTATTTATATACTATGCCTTTTGTTTGGTGTTGATGATGATGCTTCGGCCCCTTTTGGTGAAGAAGATTGCTTGTGGGCTAGGGAAGTCTGATCGATTTAAGAGCATTTACGCAGCTCTCTACTTCTTCCCGATCCTAACTGTGCTTCAAGCAGTTGGAGGCGGCTTGCTCT ACTATGCTTTCCCTTATATCATCATAGTGTTATCTCTCGTCACCCTGGTTGTGTATCTGTCAGCTTCCGAAGTAGAT ACTTTCAAGGATCTCCTTGTCAGGAAGAAAAGGCTCATTGTTCTGTTCAGCCACTGGCTCCTGCACGCCTACGGGATCATCTCCATCTCCAAGCTGAACAACGTCTACCAAGACTTGCCCCTGCTGGCTTTGGTGCCGGCACCTGCTCTATTTTACTTGCTTACTGCAAAGTACACGGATCCTTCGCGGATACTCTCCGATGGAGCAAACGGACGTTGA
- the JKAMP gene encoding JNK1/MAPK8-associated membrane protein isoform X1, which produces MFEVVDIQPDCLGLYCGRTAEFINGTEIHGDCGVCPRGQRTDAHKICRPCMGSPERYDWLYLGFMAMLPLILHWFFIEWYSGKKSSSALFQHITALIECSVAAIVTLLVSDPLGSLHIRSCKVVMLSDWYTMLYNPSPDYITTIHCTHEAVYPLYTIVFIYYAFCLVLMMMLRPLLVKKIACGLGKSDRFKSIYAALYFFPILTVLQAVGGGLLYYAFPYIIIVLSLVTLVVYLSASEVDTFKDLLVRKKRLIVLFSHWLLHAYGIISISKLNNVYQDLPLLALVPAPALFYLLTAKYTDPSRILSDGANGR; this is translated from the exons ATGTTTGAAG TTGTAGATATTCAGCCAGATTGCCTTGGGCTTTATTGTGGAAGAACAGCGGAATTTATAAATGGGACTGAAATTCATGGCGATTGTGGG GTGTGTCCAAGAGGGCAAAGGACAGATGCTCACAAAATTTGTCGGCCATGTATGGGATCTCCAGAACGCTACGATTGGCTTTACCTTGGCTTTATGGCAATGCTTCCTCTGATTTTGCATTGGTTCTTCATTGAATGGTATTCAGGGAAAAAGAG CTCCAGTGCTCTGTTCCAGCACATCACTGCTTTAATCGAATGCAGCGTGGCAGCCATCGTTACTCTGCTTGTAAGCGACCCCCTGGGCTCCTTGCATATCCGCTCCTGCAAGGTGGTGATGCTTTCTGACTGGTACACCATGCTCTACAACCCGAGTCCTGATTACATTACCACTATTCATTGTACCCACGAAGCAGTCTACCCTCT CTACACCATTGTATTTATATACTATGCCTTTTGTTTGGTGTTGATGATGATGCTTCGGCCCCTTTTGGTGAAGAAGATTGCTTGTGGGCTAGGGAAGTCTGATCGATTTAAGAGCATTTACGCAGCTCTCTACTTCTTCCCGATCCTAACTGTGCTTCAAGCAGTTGGAGGCGGCTTGCTCT ACTATGCTTTCCCTTATATCATCATAGTGTTATCTCTCGTCACCCTGGTTGTGTATCTGTCAGCTTCCGAAGTAGAT ACTTTCAAGGATCTCCTTGTCAGGAAGAAAAGGCTCATTGTTCTGTTCAGCCACTGGCTCCTGCACGCCTACGGGATCATCTCCATCTCCAAGCTGAACAACGTCTACCAAGACTTGCCCCTGCTGGCTTTGGTGCCGGCACCTGCTCTATTTTACTTGCTTACTGCAAAGTACACGGATCCTTCGCGGATACTCTCCGATGGAGCAAACGGACGTTGA
- the JKAMP gene encoding JNK1/MAPK8-associated membrane protein isoform X4: MDIQPDCLGLYCGRTAEFINGTEIHGDCGVCPRGQRTDAHKICRPCMGSPERYDWLYLGFMAMLPLILHWFFIEWYSGKKSSSALFQHITALIECSVAAIVTLLVSDPLGSLHIRSCKVVMLSDWYTMLYNPSPDYITTIHCTHEAVYPLYTIVFIYYAFCLVLMMMLRPLLVKKIACGLGKSDRFKSIYAALYFFPILTVLQAVGGGLLYYAFPYIIIVLSLVTLVVYLSASEVDTFKDLLVRKKRLIVLFSHWLLHAYGIISISKLNNVYQDLPLLALVPAPALFYLLTAKYTDPSRILSDGANGR, from the exons ATGG ATATTCAGCCAGATTGCCTTGGGCTTTATTGTGGAAGAACAGCGGAATTTATAAATGGGACTGAAATTCATGGCGATTGTGGG GTGTGTCCAAGAGGGCAAAGGACAGATGCTCACAAAATTTGTCGGCCATGTATGGGATCTCCAGAACGCTACGATTGGCTTTACCTTGGCTTTATGGCAATGCTTCCTCTGATTTTGCATTGGTTCTTCATTGAATGGTATTCAGGGAAAAAGAG CTCCAGTGCTCTGTTCCAGCACATCACTGCTTTAATCGAATGCAGCGTGGCAGCCATCGTTACTCTGCTTGTAAGCGACCCCCTGGGCTCCTTGCATATCCGCTCCTGCAAGGTGGTGATGCTTTCTGACTGGTACACCATGCTCTACAACCCGAGTCCTGATTACATTACCACTATTCATTGTACCCACGAAGCAGTCTACCCTCT CTACACCATTGTATTTATATACTATGCCTTTTGTTTGGTGTTGATGATGATGCTTCGGCCCCTTTTGGTGAAGAAGATTGCTTGTGGGCTAGGGAAGTCTGATCGATTTAAGAGCATTTACGCAGCTCTCTACTTCTTCCCGATCCTAACTGTGCTTCAAGCAGTTGGAGGCGGCTTGCTCT ACTATGCTTTCCCTTATATCATCATAGTGTTATCTCTCGTCACCCTGGTTGTGTATCTGTCAGCTTCCGAAGTAGAT ACTTTCAAGGATCTCCTTGTCAGGAAGAAAAGGCTCATTGTTCTGTTCAGCCACTGGCTCCTGCACGCCTACGGGATCATCTCCATCTCCAAGCTGAACAACGTCTACCAAGACTTGCCCCTGCTGGCTTTGGTGCCGGCACCTGCTCTATTTTACTTGCTTACTGCAAAGTACACGGATCCTTCGCGGATACTCTCCGATGGAGCAAACGGACGTTGA